From the genome of Nitrosomonas sp., one region includes:
- a CDS encoding ferritin-like domain-containing protein, translated as MDTLKEQDRWMMSFYRYSEINGALFFGKIAAMLPPGPIQTDLNKHFADESMHSWYWTKAMEALDYKPIKIRNAYQDAYLEAGGLPVNMMEILALTNVFEKRVLKQYFHHMKLPGIHPVIKDTIELIAEDEKWHIQWINKALDDMREKYGADKVNRKIQHYKNADEEIYRNFVIENQQRLDYVMHKSASRI; from the coding sequence ATGGACACATTGAAAGAACAGGATCGATGGATGATGAGTTTTTACCGGTATTCAGAAATCAATGGCGCCCTGTTTTTCGGAAAAATTGCGGCGATGTTGCCGCCGGGTCCGATACAGACCGATCTCAACAAGCACTTTGCCGATGAAAGCATGCATAGCTGGTATTGGACCAAGGCAATGGAAGCGCTCGATTATAAACCGATCAAAATTAGAAACGCTTATCAGGATGCATACCTTGAAGCCGGCGGTTTGCCCGTGAACATGATGGAAATACTGGCGCTGACGAACGTGTTTGAGAAACGGGTTTTAAAGCAATATTTTCATCACATGAAACTGCCCGGTATTCACCCGGTAATCAAAGATACAATCGAGCTGATTGCCGAAGATGAAAAATGGCACATCCAGTGGATTAACAAGGCATTGGACGACATGAGAGAAAAATACGGTGCAGATAAGGTCAATCGTAAAATCCAGCACTATAAAAATGCTGATGAAGAAATCTACAGGAATTTTGTGATTGAAAATCAGCAACGCCTGGACTATGTCATGCACAAAAGTGCCTCACGAATCTGA